The Litchfieldia alkalitelluris genome has a window encoding:
- a CDS encoding glucose-1-phosphate adenylyltransferase, which yields MVQKKCVAMLLAGGQGSRLASLTKSLAKPAVPFGGKYRIIDFTLSNCTNSGIDTVGVLTQYQPLLLHSYIGIGSAWDLDRRHGGVTVLPPYTESTGVKWYTGTASAIFQNMPYLKQYDPEYVLILSGDHIYKMDYDEMLEYHIEQDADATISVIEVPWEEASRFGIMNTNKELEITKFEEKPLYPKNNLASMGIYIFKYSVLKDYLEMDDRNPDSSHDFGKDIIPLLLDEKKRLMAYPFKGYWKDVGTVKSLWEANMDLLKEDSGLNLFDHSWRVYSVNPNQPPQYISPTAIINESLVNEGCVIEGNIEHSVIFQGVQVGEDSFIRDSVVMPDAIIGKNVIIERAIIPEGMNIPDNTVIVAEKGSDEVKLVTEESLLVG from the coding sequence ATGGTTCAAAAAAAATGCGTAGCGATGTTACTAGCGGGGGGACAGGGGAGTAGATTAGCCTCCTTAACAAAAAGTTTAGCAAAGCCTGCTGTTCCTTTTGGTGGGAAATATCGAATTATTGACTTCACCCTAAGCAATTGTACTAATTCTGGAATAGACACAGTAGGAGTATTAACACAATATCAGCCACTATTACTTCATTCATATATTGGAATAGGAAGTGCTTGGGATCTAGATCGAAGACATGGTGGTGTTACTGTATTGCCACCTTATACAGAATCAACAGGGGTTAAGTGGTATACGGGTACTGCAAGTGCTATTTTTCAAAATATGCCATACCTAAAACAGTATGATCCTGAGTACGTGTTAATTTTATCCGGAGATCATATTTATAAAATGGATTATGATGAAATGCTGGAGTATCATATCGAACAAGATGCAGATGCGACCATTTCTGTTATTGAAGTACCGTGGGAAGAGGCTAGTAGATTTGGGATTATGAATACAAATAAAGAATTGGAAATAACAAAATTTGAGGAAAAGCCGTTGTATCCTAAAAATAATTTAGCTTCGATGGGCATTTATATTTTTAAGTATTCTGTTTTAAAGGATTATTTAGAGATGGATGATAGAAATCCTGATTCAAGTCATGACTTTGGTAAGGATATCATTCCACTTTTATTGGATGAAAAAAAGAGATTAATGGCATATCCTTTTAAAGGTTATTGGAAGGATGTTGGAACAGTAAAAAGCTTGTGGGAAGCTAACATGGATTTATTGAAGGAAGACTCAGGTCTTAATTTATTTGATCACTCGTGGAGAGTATATTCAGTCAACCCAAATCAACCTCCTCAATATATTTCGCCTACAGCTATCATTAATGAATCTCTTGTTAATGAAGGGTGTGTAATAGAGGGTAATATTGAGCACTCTGTTATTTTTCAGGGGGTTCAAGTTGGGGAAGATTCATTTATAAGAGATTCAGTCGTTATGCCAGATGCGATTATCGGTAAAAACGTCATTATTGAGAGAGCCATTATCCCTGAGGGGATGAACATACCTGATAATACAGTCATTGTCGCAGAAAAAGGCAGTGATGAAGTGAAACTAGTAACAGAAGAAAGTTTACTAGTCGGTTAA
- the glgD gene encoding glucose-1-phosphate adenylyltransferase subunit GlgD, translating to MIKKLLGIIDATTHKNMIEDLIVKRSMSAIPFAGRYRLIDFVLSSMVNSGIESVAVFHGYQNRSLMDHLGSGREWDLNRKRDGLFFFPSPLKEANSEQLASFKQLKNNLDYLYRSNGQYVLISNCHTVCNIDFQVILDRHIKTKSDITEIRQKGQSLEMYLIDTPLLIELINNQDQTGYRSIVDVVKAQNHELNVNEYEYQGFAAVINSIEKYYNHSIEVLNPSIWKQLFLKDSPIYTKVKDEPPTKYMNGATVKNSMIANGCVIEGHVENSIIFRGVKIAKGTVVKNSVIMQKSQIGSNCNLDGVILDKDVRVENGVTLQGTTSSPNVLRKGTVQGALMNS from the coding sequence ATGATTAAAAAACTTTTGGGAATTATTGATGCAACAACCCATAAGAACATGATTGAAGATTTAATTGTAAAACGTTCAATGTCAGCCATTCCTTTTGCCGGTCGTTATCGTCTTATTGATTTTGTTTTATCCAGTATGGTTAATTCGGGGATAGAAAGTGTAGCAGTTTTCCATGGTTATCAGAACCGATCATTAATGGATCATTTAGGATCTGGAAGAGAATGGGATTTAAATAGAAAAAGAGATGGACTTTTCTTTTTCCCCTCGCCGTTAAAGGAAGCGAATAGTGAGCAGTTAGCATCATTTAAACAATTAAAGAATAACCTTGATTATCTTTATCGAAGTAATGGTCAGTATGTATTAATATCAAACTGTCATACGGTTTGTAATATAGATTTCCAAGTCATTTTGGATAGACATATAAAAACAAAAAGTGACATCACTGAAATTCGTCAAAAAGGTCAATCATTAGAGATGTATCTTATTGATACGCCACTGTTAATTGAGTTAATAAATAATCAAGACCAAACAGGGTACCGGAGTATTGTCGATGTGGTCAAGGCTCAAAATCATGAATTAAACGTAAATGAATATGAATATCAAGGGTTTGCAGCTGTTATTAATTCAATTGAAAAATATTATAATCATAGTATTGAGGTATTAAATCCTTCAATCTGGAAGCAATTATTTCTTAAAGATAGTCCAATTTACACAAAGGTTAAAGATGAGCCACCGACAAAATATATGAACGGAGCTACTGTAAAAAACTCAATGATTGCTAATGGATGTGTTATTGAAGGTCATGTCGAAAATAGCATTATCTTTAGAGGCGTAAAGATCGCTAAAGGAACTGTCGTAAAAAATAGTGTCATTATGCAAAAATCCCAGATTGGTTCAAATTGCAACTTGGACGGGGTGATTCTTGATAAGGATGTTAGAGTAGAAAATGGTGTCACTCTTCAAGGAACAACTTCTTCTCCAAATGTCTTGAGAAAAGGAACTGTACAAGGAGCGTTGATGAATTCGTGA
- the glgA gene encoding glycogen synthase GlgA, with protein sequence MNVLFVASECVPFIKSGGLADVAGALPKELNKLGTNVQVILPKYGLITKKYREDMVKIAELTVNVGWREQYCGLETLIHNDVTYYFIDNEYYFNRDSLYGHFDDGERFSFFCKAVLEVIPYLEVTPDLLHCHDWHTGMVNFLLHNEYKNDPLYSSMRSVFTIHNLQFQGIFPRTILHDLLNINESYFNVDQLEFFGNVNFMKAALVSSNLITTVSPTYKNEIQTEYYGEKLDGLLREKNHSLIGILNGIDDDDYNPSLDKYIEFNYDSTNLSGKFENKKALQKYFGLPQKEDVPIIAVVSRLTSQKGFDLVQRVLEELLYHEDFQFIVLGTGDLEFEQFFNHMQSRYPDKVGVYIGFSEAMARKIYAGSDLFLMPSKFEPCGLGQLIALRYGTIPIVRETGGLNDTIQSYSEFMQEGNGFSFTNYNAHDMMHTIKRAITFYHNKKFWEQIINEAMTRDYSWAQSAYKYNQLYAELIARSESSVY encoded by the coding sequence GTGAATGTATTGTTTGTGGCGTCAGAATGTGTACCTTTTATTAAATCAGGCGGTTTAGCGGATGTTGCTGGTGCATTACCTAAAGAATTAAACAAACTTGGAACAAATGTGCAGGTGATTCTTCCTAAATATGGTCTTATCACTAAAAAGTATCGAGAAGATATGGTGAAAATAGCAGAGCTTACTGTCAATGTAGGATGGAGAGAACAGTACTGCGGTTTAGAAACACTTATCCATAATGACGTTACGTATTATTTTATTGATAATGAATACTACTTCAATAGAGATTCGTTATATGGTCATTTTGATGACGGTGAAAGATTCTCCTTCTTCTGTAAAGCTGTATTAGAAGTGATACCATATTTAGAGGTAACACCTGATCTTCTTCATTGTCATGACTGGCATACCGGAATGGTAAACTTTCTGTTGCACAATGAATATAAAAATGATCCTCTATACTCATCGATGCGCTCAGTTTTTACAATCCATAATCTGCAGTTCCAAGGAATTTTTCCTAGGACTATTTTACACGATTTGCTAAATATAAATGAGTCTTATTTCAATGTCGATCAGCTTGAGTTTTTTGGAAATGTCAACTTCATGAAAGCAGCTTTAGTTTCATCTAACCTCATTACTACAGTAAGTCCGACTTATAAAAATGAAATTCAAACGGAGTATTATGGGGAGAAACTTGATGGTCTTTTACGCGAGAAAAACCATTCTTTAATTGGTATTTTAAATGGTATTGATGACGATGACTATAATCCATCTTTGGATAAATATATAGAATTTAATTATGATTCCACTAACTTAAGTGGGAAATTTGAGAATAAAAAGGCGTTACAAAAGTATTTTGGATTACCCCAAAAAGAAGATGTGCCAATTATAGCTGTTGTTTCTAGACTCACTTCCCAAAAAGGCTTTGACTTAGTACAAAGAGTTCTCGAAGAACTTTTATATCATGAAGATTTTCAGTTTATCGTACTTGGAACCGGTGATTTAGAATTTGAACAATTCTTTAATCACATGCAATCTAGATATCCAGATAAGGTTGGGGTATACATTGGCTTTAGTGAAGCGATGGCACGTAAAATTTATGCAGGTTCTGATTTGTTTTTAATGCCATCAAAGTTCGAGCCATGCGGACTAGGTCAATTAATTGCCCTAAGATATGGAACCATACCAATTGTACGTGAAACTGGTGGACTGAATGATACCATTCAATCATATAGTGAATTTATGCAGGAAGGAAATGGGTTTAGTTTCACAAATTATAATGCACATGACATGATGCACACCATTAAAAGAGCTATTACTTTTTATCATAATAAGAAGTTCTGGGAGCAAATCATAAACGAAGCAATGACTCGAGACTATAGTTGGGCCCAATCTGCATATAAATATAACCAGCTTTATGCTGAGTTAATTGCTAGGAGTGAAAGCAGTGTTTACTAA
- a CDS encoding glycogen/starch/alpha-glucan phosphorylase gives MFTNKETFKQSFLKKLEMMYGKPFQESTPRDQYNTLGNMVREHISSNWIKTNETQRTKNQKQVYYLSIEFLLGRLLGSNLLNLGILNTVKEGLDDLGIQLDDIEESEADAGLGNGGLGRLAACFLDSLASLDLPGHGCGIRYKHGLFDQKIVDGYQVELPEQWLRHGNVWEVRKSDQAVEVSFWGEIESIERNGKLHFKHVDAEKISAVPYDIPVVGFETTTVNTLRLWNAEPSPYPPGKDALVYKRETEAVSEFLYPDDTHDDGKILRLKQQYFLVSASLQSIIRNYRARYGNLSKLHEHVAIHVNDTHPVLAIPELMRILLDEEGMNWDTAWEITTNTISYTNHTTLSEALEKWPVHIFKPLLPRIFMIVGEINERFCRELWEKYPGNWNHIEHMAIIAHDMVKMAHLAIVGTHSTNGVARIHSEILKHREMKNFYEIYPDKFNNKTNGITHRRWLIKANPQLTNLLKSTIGESWISKPNNLIELKSYSKDPSFKMAIAEMKNTRKQILAGRIKEQTGIVINPESIFDVQVKRLHAYKRQLLNVLHIMYLYNRLKEDSNFKIFPQTFIFGAKASPGYHYAKKIIKLINSLADKVNNDKQTRDILKVVFIENYRVSLAEDIFPAADVSEQISTASKEASGTGNMKFMMNGALTLGTLDGANIEILEQVGENNIFTFGLTAEEVLHFYQHGGYHSHEYYHHDKRIRQVLEQLTSGYFPDTADHFDAIYDSLLIENDQYFVLKDLGSYIQAQEQVNLSYQDQNSWLEKSIINIAHSGTFSSDRTISEYAKHIWNIQPVKY, from the coding sequence GTGTTTACTAATAAAGAAACGTTCAAACAGTCATTTTTAAAAAAATTAGAAATGATGTATGGTAAGCCATTTCAAGAGTCAACACCGCGTGATCAGTATAATACGCTCGGTAATATGGTGAGAGAACATATAAGCTCAAATTGGATTAAAACAAATGAAACCCAGCGTACAAAAAATCAGAAACAAGTGTACTACTTGTCTATTGAATTTTTACTAGGACGTTTGTTAGGAAGTAATCTTTTGAACTTAGGAATTCTTAATACTGTTAAAGAAGGATTAGATGACTTAGGCATTCAATTAGATGATATTGAAGAAAGTGAAGCAGATGCAGGACTAGGAAATGGTGGATTAGGTCGTTTGGCAGCTTGCTTTTTGGATTCGTTAGCATCTTTAGACCTTCCTGGTCATGGGTGTGGAATCCGTTACAAACATGGTTTATTTGATCAAAAAATAGTGGATGGATACCAAGTAGAGCTCCCAGAACAGTGGTTAAGGCATGGGAATGTTTGGGAGGTAAGGAAATCAGATCAAGCCGTAGAAGTTAGTTTCTGGGGAGAAATCGAATCAATCGAAAGAAATGGGAAGCTTCATTTTAAACATGTTGATGCTGAGAAAATTTCAGCAGTCCCATATGATATACCGGTTGTTGGCTTCGAGACAACAACTGTAAATACATTAAGACTATGGAATGCAGAACCTTCACCGTATCCACCTGGAAAAGATGCACTCGTTTATAAGCGTGAAACAGAAGCCGTTTCTGAATTCTTATACCCAGATGATACACATGATGATGGAAAAATATTGCGTTTAAAGCAGCAATACTTTCTAGTCTCAGCAAGCTTACAGAGCATTATTAGAAATTATCGTGCAAGATATGGAAATCTTTCTAAACTCCATGAACATGTGGCTATACATGTAAATGATACACATCCCGTTCTGGCAATTCCAGAATTAATGCGTATTCTTCTTGATGAGGAAGGGATGAATTGGGATACAGCTTGGGAAATCACAACTAATACCATTTCTTATACTAATCACACAACACTTTCTGAGGCATTAGAAAAATGGCCAGTCCATATTTTTAAACCTTTGCTTCCACGTATCTTTATGATTGTGGGAGAAATTAATGAGCGGTTCTGCCGTGAATTATGGGAAAAGTATCCAGGCAATTGGAATCATATCGAGCATATGGCTATCATCGCACACGACATGGTGAAAATGGCTCACTTAGCGATTGTCGGGACACATAGTACCAATGGTGTTGCTCGAATTCATTCAGAAATATTAAAACACCGAGAAATGAAAAATTTCTACGAAATCTATCCTGATAAATTTAATAATAAAACAAATGGAATCACTCATCGTCGTTGGTTGATAAAAGCAAATCCACAACTTACCAATTTACTAAAAAGTACGATTGGTGAGAGCTGGATATCTAAGCCTAATAATCTTATTGAACTAAAGAGTTATAGTAAGGACCCTAGCTTTAAGATGGCGATTGCAGAAATGAAAAATACAAGGAAACAAATTTTAGCGGGGCGTATCAAAGAACAAACAGGTATTGTTATTAATCCAGAATCTATTTTTGATGTGCAAGTAAAAAGATTGCATGCATATAAGAGACAGCTCCTTAATGTTTTACATATCATGTATTTATATAATCGTCTAAAGGAAGATTCTAATTTTAAGATATTCCCACAAACCTTTATATTTGGAGCAAAAGCATCTCCAGGTTATCATTATGCGAAGAAAATTATAAAGCTTATAAATTCATTGGCTGATAAGGTTAATAATGATAAACAAACACGGGATATATTAAAAGTGGTATTCATCGAAAATTATCGAGTTTCATTAGCTGAAGATATTTTTCCAGCAGCAGATGTTAGTGAACAAATCTCAACTGCAAGTAAAGAAGCTTCTGGTACGGGGAATATGAAGTTTATGATGAATGGTGCATTGACATTAGGGACATTAGATGGTGCCAATATTGAAATACTAGAACAGGTTGGCGAAAATAATATCTTTACATTTGGACTAACAGCAGAAGAAGTACTACATTTTTATCAACACGGTGGGTACCATTCACATGAGTATTATCATCATGACAAGCGTATTCGACAGGTTCTTGAGCAACTAACAAGTGGCTACTTCCCTGATACCGCTGACCATTTTGATGCAATTTATGATTCCCTTCTTATAGAAAATGATCAATATTTTGTTCTGAAAGATCTTGGCTCCTATATCCAAGCACAAGAGCAAGTGAATCTATCTTATCAAGACCAAAACTCATGGTTAGAGAAAAGTATAATCAATATTGCCCACTCAGGTACGTTCTCAAGCGACCGAACGATTTCAGAATATGCAAAACATATTTGGAACATACAACCGGTTAAATATTGA
- a CDS encoding TIGR00266 family protein, protein MNSHEIDFTLHGDDMQFVEIELDPGESAIAEAGGMMMMDKDIEMETIFGDGASNTKGIFGKLMGAGKRVLTGESLFMTVFTNRGAGKKKVSFAAPYPGKIIPIDLSELGGKVICQKDAFLCAAKGVSIGIDFQRKLGAGFFGGEGFIMQKLEGDGLAFLHAGGTIIRRDLKAGEKLLVDTGCLVALTKEVDYSIEYVGKVKTAFFGGEGLFFATVQGPGTVWIQSLPFSRLADRIFASAPSNGGSSRGEGSILGGLGDFLNGDNR, encoded by the coding sequence ATGAATTCCCATGAAATTGATTTTACTCTACATGGTGATGATATGCAGTTTGTTGAAATTGAGTTAGATCCAGGAGAGAGCGCTATTGCTGAAGCTGGCGGCATGATGATGATGGATAAAGATATTGAGATGGAAACGATTTTTGGAGATGGAGCAAGTAATACTAAAGGGATTTTTGGAAAGCTTATGGGAGCTGGAAAACGTGTTTTAACAGGGGAAAGCTTATTTATGACTGTTTTCACAAATAGAGGTGCAGGTAAGAAGAAAGTTTCATTCGCAGCACCTTATCCTGGCAAAATCATTCCTATTGATTTAAGTGAGTTAGGCGGCAAAGTAATTTGTCAAAAAGATGCGTTTTTATGCGCTGCAAAAGGAGTATCCATCGGAATTGATTTTCAACGTAAATTAGGGGCCGGTTTCTTTGGTGGAGAAGGATTTATTATGCAAAAACTTGAAGGCGATGGTCTTGCCTTCTTACATGCAGGTGGTACAATTATCCGTCGCGATCTCAAAGCAGGTGAAAAGCTTCTAGTTGATACCGGCTGCCTTGTCGCATTAACAAAAGAGGTTGACTACTCTATCGAATATGTTGGAAAAGTAAAGACTGCTTTCTTTGGTGGTGAGGGTTTGTTTTTTGCTACTGTACAAGGACCTGGTACAGTTTGGATACAATCCCTACCTTTTAGTCGCTTAGCTGATCGAATTTTTGCAAGTGCACCAAGTAATGGTGGCTCATCTAGAGGGGAAGGTAGTATTCTTGGCGGACTTGGGGATTTCTTGAATGGGGATAATAGGTAG
- a CDS encoding TraR/DksA C4-type zinc finger protein has translation MLTQEQLSTFRSQLIKAKKDVEEQLKEGDHFDLQQGHYHESVGELSSYDNHPGDEGTELYEREKDIALNEHMEKQLKDINYALNAIQNGSYGVCEKCGKDIPVDRLDALPTTTYCKEHSPTTIVSHNRPIEEGVLMTPFGKFEFDGEPDEVEAYDAEDSWQDVARYGTSETPSDLADSVDHYNEVYIESDDQVGYVEEYENFVGTDIEGKEIIVYPNNQHKKYEEDLDEEGIMTMFGDLPRYEKDPYTEDE, from the coding sequence ATGCTAACTCAAGAGCAATTATCAACCTTCCGTTCACAGTTGATAAAGGCAAAAAAAGATGTCGAGGAGCAGCTTAAAGAAGGTGACCATTTTGATCTTCAGCAGGGTCACTATCACGAGTCTGTAGGAGAGTTATCAAGTTATGATAATCACCCCGGTGACGAAGGTACAGAGTTATATGAAAGAGAGAAAGATATTGCTTTAAATGAACATATGGAAAAGCAATTAAAAGATATAAATTATGCTTTAAACGCAATCCAAAATGGCTCATATGGAGTATGTGAAAAATGTGGAAAAGATATCCCAGTTGACCGTTTGGATGCTCTTCCTACTACAACTTACTGTAAAGAGCACAGCCCGACAACCATTGTTTCCCATAACAGACCAATCGAAGAAGGGGTACTAATGACTCCATTCGGAAAGTTTGAATTTGATGGCGAACCAGATGAAGTTGAGGCTTATGATGCAGAAGATTCCTGGCAGGATGTTGCACGCTACGGTACATCCGAAACACCTTCCGATTTAGCCGATAGTGTTGACCATTATAATGAGGTTTATATTGAATCAGATGATCAAGTTGGATATGTTGAAGAGTACGAAAATTTTGTAGGCACTGATATTGAGGGAAAAGAGATCATTGTCTATCCAAATAACCAACATAAAAAATATGAAGAAGATTTAGATGAAGAAGGTATAATGACAATGTTTGGAGATTTACCTCGATATGAAAAGGATCCTTATACTGAGGATGAATAA
- a CDS encoding 1,4-dihydroxy-2-naphthoate polyprenyltransferase has translation MQPQLQTQTSNELNRTTGWKVWWKLTRPHTLTAAFVPVFIGTALARLEATINIPLFIAMLAACLVIQIATNMINEYYDYKRGLDHAGSVGIGGAIVRDGIKPSTVLRLAFILFGFAVLLGIYICLHSNWWIALIGTICMLAGYLYTGGPVPIAYTPFGEVVAGIFMGLIIILISFYIQTGEVTTSSVMLSIPIAILVGAILMANNIRDLDGDKENGRKTLAILLGRKNAVRFLGLMFVVAYLWMITLSFTAYAPLSVLLVLISIPKAVHAIKGFIGKTIPIQMAPAMKATAQTNTIYGLLLSIGLFISYWL, from the coding sequence ATGCAACCACAATTACAAACACAAACCTCTAATGAGTTAAATAGAACAACTGGTTGGAAAGTTTGGTGGAAGCTGACACGACCACATACGCTAACAGCAGCATTTGTACCAGTTTTTATTGGAACAGCACTAGCCAGACTTGAAGCGACGATTAATATTCCTTTATTTATAGCGATGTTAGCTGCTTGTTTAGTGATTCAAATTGCTACAAATATGATCAATGAATATTACGATTATAAACGCGGTCTAGATCATGCTGGTTCAGTTGGGATTGGAGGAGCTATTGTTAGAGATGGGATAAAGCCTTCTACCGTATTACGTTTAGCTTTTATACTTTTTGGTTTTGCAGTTCTTTTAGGCATATATATATGCCTCCATAGTAACTGGTGGATCGCTCTTATCGGAACAATCTGTATGTTAGCAGGGTATTTATACACTGGCGGACCTGTCCCTATTGCATATACCCCATTCGGAGAAGTAGTGGCAGGAATTTTTATGGGCCTTATCATTATTCTAATTTCTTTTTATATCCAAACAGGTGAAGTGACAACCTCGAGTGTTATGCTATCTATCCCTATTGCAATTCTTGTTGGAGCCATATTAATGGCTAACAATATTCGTGATTTAGATGGCGATAAAGAAAATGGGAGAAAAACATTAGCTATTCTTCTGGGACGTAAAAATGCAGTGCGTTTTCTTGGGTTAATGTTTGTTGTTGCTTATCTGTGGATGATTACACTTAGCTTCACTGCATATGCCCCACTATCTGTCTTACTAGTATTAATAAGCATTCCAAAAGCAGTACATGCCATCAAAGGCTTCATTGGTAAAACAATTCCTATCCAAATGGCACCCGCTATGAAAGCAACTGCTCAAACGAATACTATATATGGATTATTATTATCAATAGGATTATTCATTAGTTATTGGTTATAA
- a CDS encoding isochorismate synthase, with amino-acid sequence MVLIQQEEMKKQGQSGGSLTTEKQQFNEVLLSRVVEATDIDPLLLFKAGKEYFEGERTFWADPTRTTILVGLGRAYTIEVNDQHKRYDEVELKWKHLANQIDNKEEISYGTGPILLGGFSFDPKRTKTDLWSGFSEATFVLPKILLSVIDGKCFFTFNHVSRDGLDNSLFELEKIKDELLDKIPNIKASYRKIDYVKSEVDPDAWMKSVADVVRDINEGEVEKVVLAREINLNFKETIDADDVLVNLREQQPMSYLFAFENEQSCFIGASPERLVKKKEQVIKSTCLAGSIARGKTVDQDDELGNQLLKDQKNIAEHEFVISMIKDAMLESCETITSSDQPELFKMRDIQHLYTPIKGVAKPGVTTLSMVKKLHPTPALGGFPSEKALDKIREVELLDRGWYAAPIGWIDGTDNGEFAVAIRSGLLKGKEASLFAGCGIVGESEPSSEYLETNMKFRPMLSALGGSDNE; translated from the coding sequence TTGGTACTAATACAGCAAGAAGAAATGAAAAAACAAGGTCAGAGTGGAGGCTCTCTTACTACAGAAAAACAACAATTTAATGAAGTTCTTCTAAGTAGAGTTGTGGAAGCTACAGACATTGACCCCCTATTGTTATTTAAGGCCGGAAAAGAGTATTTTGAGGGTGAGCGTACTTTTTGGGCAGATCCCACACGGACGACCATCTTAGTTGGACTTGGAAGAGCATATACTATAGAAGTGAATGATCAACATAAGCGCTATGATGAGGTTGAATTAAAATGGAAGCACCTAGCTAACCAAATAGACAATAAAGAAGAGATCTCATATGGAACAGGCCCTATTCTACTAGGTGGGTTTTCATTTGACCCTAAAAGAACTAAGACAGATTTATGGAGTGGTTTTTCAGAGGCCACCTTTGTTTTACCTAAAATTCTCCTATCAGTAATCGATGGGAAATGTTTTTTTACCTTCAATCATGTTAGTAGAGATGGATTAGACAATTCACTATTTGAGTTAGAAAAAATTAAGGACGAGCTACTAGATAAAATTCCTAATATAAAAGCTAGTTATAGGAAAATAGATTATGTTAAATCTGAGGTAGATCCGGACGCTTGGATGAAATCAGTTGCGGATGTAGTTCGGGATATTAACGAAGGTGAAGTTGAAAAGGTTGTTCTTGCACGAGAAATTAACTTGAATTTCAAAGAGACCATTGATGCTGATGACGTATTAGTAAATTTACGAGAACAACAACCGATGAGTTATTTATTCGCATTTGAAAACGAACAATCATGCTTTATTGGTGCTTCACCAGAAAGATTGGTAAAAAAGAAGGAACAAGTGATTAAATCTACATGCTTAGCAGGTTCGATAGCACGAGGTAAAACAGTAGATCAAGACGATGAATTGGGAAATCAACTTTTAAAAGATCAGAAAAATATTGCTGAACATGAGTTTGTTATATCCATGATAAAAGATGCCATGTTGGAGTCATGTGAAACAATTACATCCTCAGATCAACCGGAACTCTTCAAAATGAGGGATATCCAGCATCTTTATACACCAATTAAAGGTGTAGCTAAGCCAGGTGTGACCACTCTCTCTATGGTTAAAAAGCTCCATCCAACACCTGCACTTGGAGGGTTTCCATCAGAAAAAGCCCTTGATAAAATAAGAGAAGTAGAATTACTTGATCGTGGATGGTATGCCGCTCCAATTGGGTGGATCGATGGAACCGATAATGGGGAATTTGCTGTAGCAATCCGTTCCGGTTTACTAAAAGGCAAGGAAGCCTCATTATTTGCTGGTTGTGGTATTGTGGGGGAATCTGAGCCTTCAAGTGAATATTTGGAAACAAATATGAAGTTTAGGCCAATGCTCTCGGCTTTAGGAGGATCTGATAATGAGTAA